Genomic segment of Drosophila ananassae strain 14024-0371.13 chromosome 2L, ASM1763931v2, whole genome shotgun sequence:
CAAACAGTTTGTGCATTGCATTGGTGAGATCGTAGAGGAACAGGCGCTGAACCTCCGTCGTAGCTGCTCCGCCAGCTGCCTCCTTCTCCTGGGCGCTGAAGTCCAACGGCAAACGAAGCGGATCGCCGTTGCAGCGGTGGAGCACCTGCCATTCTTCGGCTGTGATGTGGCTGTTCTCGCGCACCTTGCAGTGGGGCAAGACATTGGGAGTCTTCACCGGCACCACCACCTGGATCTGGTCCATGGAGCACTGCATTTTCAGGTAGCCCAGATAGAGACCAGGCTCTAGGCGCTGGAGTGCCGCCTGCTGGTAGTGCAACTGATCTCCAATTGATGATATTAGCAGTTCATTGATGGTGTAGTCCTCGTGCAGGGCTCCCAGCTTCTTTTGCAGCTTGCTGACTGGCAGCCACCGAGAGTTGAGGATGGATACCGCTTTCTGACTCTTAACCGACTGTACGCAGGTGAGCACCACAGTGCCCTGGGCATCCCTCAAGGGCTTGTAGTACAGCTGGCCCAGATCCGTGAAGCCGAGGGCGCTCTGCATCTGGCAGACGGCCGACAAGAGCTTCGTGCGGAAGTGAACGGCGGAGGTGAGATTCCGCTCCATGTCGGTCCTAAGCGACTTAACATCGTCCCAGGTGCAGGCCACCTTCATGAGCCAGTAGTAGTCCATGTACAGGGCACTGGGATAGGTCTCGTCCACCTCGATGACGGGCGGGAAGTCCTCACTGGTCACCAGCACTTTGTCATCGCACTGGACGATGCAGGAAAAGTAAATGCCACTATTCGAAAAAGGAGGTTTTTAATTCCGATTCCACAATTTATATCCTAATCCTACTCACCGTCTCAGGGTCTTTTGGAATTTTGAGGTCACCGAGAAGAGCTGCTTGATGGTGGTTTTCTTTTTCGGGTTGCGGCGTTGGCCGCTCGTGGGATCTAGCGTCAGCTCGGAGACATCGGCGGGTCGGGCCAAGCGCACGGCGGTAAACAGATTGTCCAGGATGCGGTGACGGCCCACAAAACGGTCCTCCCGATTGTCCAAATCCCGCCAGGCTGCTcacaaaaaaagggaaaacatTTATGTGCCGTTTATTTCGACCATAAATCATGAAACTCACTCGAGGGCACCACGCTGGCGGGCACCGAATTTCGGTAGGCGCCCCATCCCTTGACGTTGCCGCAGGCTGCGCGAAGGAAGTAGCGGCGTCCCTGGGTCAGGCCCGATATGTGGCACTGGGCACCCATTGTGCCGTGAAAGCTGACCCACTCCAGCAGCTCGCTCTCGCCCACGACGTTGTTGAAGTCCGCGCGGGTTGACCATTGAACTGTGAATGAAACATTTTGATTATGTAAGTATGTATCCAACTAACATTTAAAAATAGGTCTCTAAATTTTCGCCTAAACTCATATTTAAACCATGTTTAAGGCGGGAAGCCAAAACTTGGAGGGGTTTTCCCGCAAGTTGACTTCTTTTCATTAATTCATAAGGAAACCCTTCGGAGCGTTTAATATTAAATGACAAAGCTTGGAGTGGTCCCACAATTGGTTTCCAGGAAAACAAACCCACTCCACTCAACCTGCCCTAAACCCACAACCTGCGAGCTACGAAACCACTCCAAATCAGGATGTGGGTTGACCGCAGCTTGGTGGCCTGACCCCAATCACAAGCACCATTCCAATCCGCTGCCTGGCGACAGCCACAGCGCTTGGCGGCAAACACGGCCTGCGGTTTACCTTTGAATTTCGTGCCGATTGCTCCCTCAAAGGGTTCCAGGATCTGGACGCTGATGGAGTTGTCGCCGGTGACGTCGACGACCACGGAGGCGGGTGCATCTGGCGGCCTGGCCTGATCCCAGCCGAGCTGCAGGCGGCGCAGTCCCTTCACCCGCCTCTCCCAGATGCCAATCTGCTTCTCCACCTCGCTGCCCGTGCACCCGGTGACCGAGGCGCTCGAGTTGCCTGCAGAGTAAAGTAGAGTATCTAATTAAGTGCTCCCCTAAATCAACCACGATGGCCACTTACCAATTATGATGCTCGAGATGGAGGGACGCGAGGCAAAGATGGGGGGGCAGAGGCCCTCCGGTCCACTCAGATCGTGGATGCGGGACTCGGCGTCCTTGAGCAAGCCGTTTAGTTTCGTGCCAATGGTGTCCACGGAGACTACAATTGAAATTGATCGGTTAAAAGCGCAATCGTGAGACAAGCACAAGAGATTCACTTACATTGAGAGCCCTCGATGGCGCCGTGTTGGAGGAGCATCCTGGTCATGGAGCGGTTATTGCTTAGAACTGCCAGGTCCAGGGCGGATAGACCGTcgctgttgatgctgaaggaatttattagataattttttaacaaaaaacatataGATCCTGTAGCCTACCTATTGACATCCACATCAGTTGATTCTAGGATAGTTCGCGCCTTCTCCAGATGGCCGTGCTCCACCGCCGAGAACAGAGCTGCAAATAGTTTCGGGAAGAGGTTAGTACTCCTATTTAAGTTGCAGATATAAACTTAAGACTAATTAGATTTAGTGGCGATGCGTGCCATTAAGTGGGCTAAGATTGAACCAAAAACCATACCATGCAGGTGCAGATTGCTCTGCGTCAGCTTATCCAGCTGGGCTTGGGCCAGCTTCAGCTGTTTCTTGGACATTTTGCTGGCTCGCGGATGGGGAGTGTTGCCTGGATTCTTGCTTCGCAGCTGCACCGGCTGCCTGTGCACCGACAGCTGCTGGCCGTTGGCGGATGCGTTCTCATCTCCGGCCCCCAGGGTCGGGGAGTCCGGCGACGAGGATCCGGTGTCCTCGTGGTCATCCCGTAGCTTGGCGTTCTTGGGCTGGGAATGCCTCGAAATGCAGagctgcgactgcgactgggCATGAGCATGGGACTGCGCATCGGATCGCGCCTGGGGCAGGAGGAATTCCATTTCCTTGAGATCCTGTGAGTGGCAGGAGATGGCGGTGCGAATCTTGGCTACCGTCGCATGTTGGGTGAGCTGCTCGGACCAGCGGCTGGTGGAGAGGAGCGGCGCCGGGTAGTAGGTGGGATAGGTGTCCtcgttattgttgttatttccGGAGCTCGTAATTTCACGCTTCTCACGCAACTTAACGCTATCGATGTCGATGTCGCTGTCACGTTTATCTTTGGGCAATATATTGTCTGCGACGAATGCgagcaaataaaaataaataagggAAATCAAAttgaatgcaaaatgaaaattgaatgaaaattaaatagaaattaagCTCTGGGGCGAGGGTAAATATTTACAATGCTGGATGGCCAGGAGCACCACGCGTCTATTTATTGTTCGAATAGCCAGGTTTGTATGTTTTGTGCGAGCGAGAACGTAATTTAATTACAGTAATAGCTGTGTTGCGGCTTCGCTGCTGCGAATGcgattaattaaatattaaacataaATGCCGTTTCTGCTATTCAGGCCCGCTATTATTCTATGCAATCCGGAATGCCACCGGACAACCAAagccaattaaattaattatgctGAAACCGTTGTGGATGCAAGTTAAGGCGGGAGTGTTGGATGTGTTTCGGAATGTGGGGATGTGTTAAGTGATTCGACCATGCAACGCGATGAAAGCAGCCAACCCACCTTGGCCCGTACCCCAAACCCCAAAACCCAAACAAGCAAAGCCCACGAAGATGTCAGCGAATCCACCCACCCACCAATTTATTGAATAGTTttaaagtaatatttattCTTGCAACTGAATCATTATTAAGAGGAACAGTGTATTCTTCAATGATTTCTCCGAGTGAAGCCCACTTTAATTGGCGCTAATTCTTTAGTTTCAGTTGCAGTTCTGTACAGCAGATCCACCATATACTATAGATGTGGGTTGTGTGAGAAAATGATGATGAATGTAGCCCAGTTAATTACCCCTCATGGGGGCTTAGTACGGAATACGGGTTAAGGGCAGAGCGATAACTACTCCGGGCACTACCGATCTCTCTTACCATCGACGGCATAGTGGCTGTGGCGACGCTGTCGTTGGGCCGAGGCCGACAAGGATGACGACGGGCTGGCCTGGTGACGATGGTGATGGGGGGACACTTTCAATTGACAGAACCTGGTCAGCTCGTTGAGCGTGTGAAACGATTTCTGGCGGACGAAGACCGCCGGAGAGCGCAGACAACTGCTCATGGGGAGCTTCTGCGGCGTATTGGGGACTTTATTGCTATCGCTCTGGTAGCATCTGGAAGAGCACACAACATTAACGACCCGATTTGGCCATGGATTAAGCCAGTTTATGTCGGCTGCACATGtgtctgtgtatctgtgtattAATGCACGCTCATGAAATGAATATTCATCCTCCTCGTCTCCCACTCGCTCTACGGCCATCTTCGCCTCTTCGGAGTGGCAAAGACAAATGCAAACGAGTAGCTAGGAAATGGCTTTCGAGATATAATGATTATTCACGGACTATCTGGCCTGGGAAACCCTACCCTTCCTATGAATACACACACAGCTGCTCTTGTCTTCCTTTCCGAATAGTTCGTTGACCCACTTCTGCGGCATAAAAACCTTAAATCAAAACTTGATAGATGTGCCATAAAAATGCTGGACACATAAATATGTTAAATGAAAGCACTATTCCACCAAGACACTATTGTGGGCAACACTCCAATTCAGACACTCCAATTCAGGCTAAGATGGATTCAAAATACAGATTTCGTGAAAGGATTTGATATCTCTCCAGGTAGAAGAGAGGTCCTTCTTAGCGAAAACAACAACTATCACAAcctgttttttttaaaccataAATGTTCTCACATCCTTTTTCAATCACAACAATCACTTCTGGTTCCTTAAATCCCAAACATCCACTCTTTAAAAGGACACATACGACTGTTCAAGTAGGGCATCGGCTTCCTGATGGTAGCAGTGCGCATGCGCGTCGTTCCGTAGATTCCCTGCTGGGCATTCCTCGTGATGTCCGCCAGCACTCCATTGGACTCCTCGCCGTTGAGACTGCGCTCCAGGTCAGAGTCCACAGTCGCCTTGGGAGCTCTTTCCATGCCAGGGGGACGACAGTAGCTCTCGGGGATCTGTAGGAGCTTGCAGGCCTTTCGCGGGAGCGTGACACCTACTGGCAGAGTGCTCATTAGTCGTTCGATGCCCAGCTCCTCCTGGTCGCCGGCTGGGGGGTTCATCTCCCTTTTGAGGGGCACAAACTCGTTCTTTCCCTTCACTTTGGTGGTTAGCACGGCCACCTTGTCCAGATCGGTGAGCATGCGCAGTGCCTTGGCCGCCCGGCTCTTGTCCAGCGTCGCGGATCTGGCGTTGCGACTGCGCATGTGCAGCTGGGGTCGAAGCTTGAAGGGCGATTGCAGCGGCAGGGCGGGGCTGTGCAGCTTGCTCTTCAGCCGCCGGAGGGAGGAGCGGACCGAGTGAGAGCGGCGCAGGGCGGGCATCGAGTCGCCGCTCTCATTGTCCTTCCCCGGAGTGGCTGGTTCTCCTTCCGCTTCCGCTtccgccatcgccatcgcctgCTGGTCTCTGAGCTTGGCATATGATCCAAGAGCCTTGCGGCGCTCCATTATTATTTCCTTGATTTTTATATGATCTATTCTGTGAACTTCTTTGTGGGACCATGTATTTCCCTCGCGGGACACAAGTTTTCCGATTTCGATTGGGTTTTTACGGCAGGACTTTCCGTTGTGCGCGTCGCGTGTTTCAAACACAAACTGAGAAGAGATTCGGGAAGTGATTCCATTGTCGTCGAACAGGCTCTCGGGATCTGGGTTTCTCTTTTCTCCTAAATCTCATTCCGATCAACCCCGATCGTACAGTAAGGGTTGTGTTGTTAAGTTCTTGACAGAGATGCTATAGAGGACAGTACACAGCTCATGGAATAatgcattaattttttaaattataattttaaaattttcacaaCAGCTTCTTAAATATGTTCTCACTCTCCCAGCCTGAAGAAGAATTCTATATAGTAAGTGGTTCTATTTTTCTACCCTCACCTGTGTGGTGAAGTAGACCCAGAACCCCTCAGGTAGCTGTCGAGCCTCTGCTCTCCCGGTTCTCACCTACCTCTACCTACCCTTAGACACTGTTTTCAGGAAATATCGCTCACTCATTCGACTTGATCTGTGTATACTACTGGTCTTCGCGCTTTTGGTTTCATTTTAGGCATTCGAATGCACATATGTACCTGCCTCTTAAATCTCCTAAGCTGCCGCGGTTCCCAAAAGACAATTCcaacccaaaaacaaaatcctAGGGATGCTGTGCCGCGAGTTCCATGACTGTCTATGTACACGTGTGTACGAGTGTGAGGGGGTGTTGTAAAATCAATTATCCGGTATTTCGAACatcgaaaaccaaaaacaaatagCAGAGGAGGTCCTTGGAGGACAGAACCGCGACGCTCGTCCTGATTTATCGACGAGGTGTCGTCGTCGCCTCGGGGAAATGAAGACAAATGGAACAAATGAATTTGTGTCGCGTCTAGGAGTCAAGAGTCCCCTGATTAGCCTGGCAAATGCCGCGGGgcacaaaaatggaaaactaaTTGGAATCTGGATGACGAGGGACGGAGGCTGTGGCCCCAATCGAACCGAAAAACTGGT
This window contains:
- the LOC6499790 gene encoding uncharacterized protein LOC6499790 isoform X2; translation: MERRKALGSYAKLRDQQAMAMAEAEAEGEPATPGKDNESGDSMPALRRSHSVRSSLRRLKSKLHSPALPLQSPFKLRPQLHMRSRNARSATLDKSRAAKALRMLTDLDKVAVLTTKVKGKNEFVPLKREMNPPAGDQEELGIERLMSTLPVGVTLPRKACKLLQIPESYCRPPGMERAPKATVDSDLERSLNGEESNGVLADITRNAQQGIYGTTRMRTATIRKPMPYLNSHNILPKDKRDSDIDIDSVKLREKREITSSGNNNNNEDTYPTYYPAPLLSTSRWSEQLTQHATVAKIRTAISCHSQDLKEMEFLLPQARSDAQSHAHAQSQSQLCISRHSQPKNAKLRDDHEDTGSSSPDSPTLGAGDENASANGQQLSVHRQPVQLRSKNPGNTPHPRASKMSKKQLKLAQAQLDKLTQSNLHLHALFSAVEHGHLEKARTILESTDVDVNSINSDGLSALDLAVLSNNRSMTRMLLQHGAIEGSQFSVDTIGTKLNGLLKDAESRIHDLSGPEGLCPPIFASRPSISSIIIGNSSASVTGCTGSEVEKQIGIWERRVKGLRRLQLGWDQARPPDAPASVVVDVTGDNSISVQILEPFEGAIGTKFKVQWSTRADFNNVVGESELLEWVSFHGTMGAQCHISGLTQGRRYFLRAACGNVKGWGAYRNSVPASVVPSTWRDLDNREDRFVGRHRILDNLFTAVRLARPADVSELTLDPTSGQRRNPKKKTTIKQLFSVTSKFQKTLRRGIYFSCIVQCDDKVLVTSEDFPPVIEVDETYPSALYMDYYWLMKVACTWDDVKSLRTDMERNLTSAVHFRTKLLSAVCQMQSALGFTDLGQLYYKPLRDAQGTVVLTCVQSVKSQKAVSILNSRWLPVSKLQKKLGALHEDYTINELLISSIGDQLHYQQAALQRLEPGLYLGYLKMQCSMDQIQVVVPVKTPNVLPHCKVRENSHITAEEWQVLHRCNGDPLRLPLDFSAQEKEAAGGAATTEVQRLFLYDLTNAMHKLFASMNIKAADAATHRLYDVEVIEHSPDISFLVVCPSAEASCAVPGQSELLLQRDDLASLSIQAFEMIHLRTYQPAIIQKYARLSCILELDTGLATHSLREAFSSSELQAAKERLATLQELSTSLNLVWKSVRWLMDVVAYARNKSAQPSLAMREILDFTQQRQEESAVTNSASKQLLQLPIRESKFTKAGTGRGSWPGPGTSEDQAQAKPEHSKSEQNLGLTAITPVEPSAKQMQHPQQQQQPPQTLQQQQQLLQVSTTSEYAGSMCSDVSLRKNSGDSISSTYTARSFYSAVDSASDGNSTNSVFAIPPSRSDDTLADALRHSQTVAAQRKRTSSNIGSHPTPLITVHSSSSAPYLAGSSVSLRSGNGAFATDLEHKPLKPATKAASSANLREGGPYLKSTLAELRAVGGEEPVASTSKASSTKSLSRQSSEEDTASCSSLNTEQTSGIIQVYTAYNTGLASGTSLKLHVTPKTTAREVINLVVKQLNMAVVLKGNNGPIYGPETLENFCLVAVIGARERCLRDDFKPLQLQNPWKKGRLYVRKKHELLAAIEHSNRKSHLI
- the LOC6499790 gene encoding uncharacterized protein LOC6499790 isoform X3, with translation MNRCYQSDSNKVPNTPQKLPMSSCLRSPAVFVRQKSFHTLNELTRFCQLKVSPHHHRHQASPSSSLSASAQRQRRHSHYAVDDNILPKDKRDSDIDIDSVKLREKREITSSGNNNNNEDTYPTYYPAPLLSTSRWSEQLTQHATVAKIRTAISCHSQDLKEMEFLLPQARSDAQSHAHAQSQSQLCISRHSQPKNAKLRDDHEDTGSSSPDSPTLGAGDENASANGQQLSVHRQPVQLRSKNPGNTPHPRASKMSKKQLKLAQAQLDKLTQSNLHLHALFSAVEHGHLEKARTILESTDVDVNSINSDGLSALDLAVLSNNRSMTRMLLQHGAIEGSQFSVDTIGTKLNGLLKDAESRIHDLSGPEGLCPPIFASRPSISSIIIGNSSASVTGCTGSEVEKQIGIWERRVKGLRRLQLGWDQARPPDAPASVVVDVTGDNSISVQILEPFEGAIGTKFKVQWSTRADFNNVVGESELLEWVSFHGTMGAQCHISGLTQGRRYFLRAACGNVKGWGAYRNSVPASVVPSTWRDLDNREDRFVGRHRILDNLFTAVRLARPADVSELTLDPTSGQRRNPKKKTTIKQLFSVTSKFQKTLRRGIYFSCIVQCDDKVLVTSEDFPPVIEVDETYPSALYMDYYWLMKVACTWDDVKSLRTDMERNLTSAVHFRTKLLSAVCQMQSALGFTDLGQLYYKPLRDAQGTVVLTCVQSVKSQKAVSILNSRWLPVSKLQKKLGALHEDYTINELLISSIGDQLHYQQAALQRLEPGLYLGYLKMQCSMDQIQVVVPVKTPNVLPHCKVRENSHITAEEWQVLHRCNGDPLRLPLDFSAQEKEAAGGAATTEVQRLFLYDLTNAMHKLFASMNIKAADAATHRLYDVEVIEHSPDISFLVVCPSAEASCAVPGQSELLLQRDDLASLSIQAFEMIHLRTYQPAIIQKYARLSCILELDTGLATHSLREAFSSSELQAAKERLATLQELSTSLNLVWKSVRWLMDVVAYARNKSAQPSLAMREILDFTQQRQEESAVTNSASKQLLQLPIRESKFTKAGTGRGSWPGPGTSEDQAQAKPEHSKSEQNLGLTAITPVEPSAKQMQHPQQQQQPPQTLQQQQQLLQVSTTSEYAGSMCSDVSLRKNSGDSISSTYTARSFYSAVDSASDGNSTNSVFAIPPSRSDDTLADALRHSQTVAAQRKRTSSNIGSHPTPLITVHSSSSAPYLAGSSVSLRSGNGAFATDLEHKPLKPATKAASSANLREGGPYLKSTLAELRAVGGEEPVASTSKASSTKSLSRQSSEEDTASCSSLNTEQTSGIIQVYTAYNTGLASGTSLKLHVTPKTTAREVINLVVKQLNMAVVLKGNNGPIYGPETLENFCLVAVIGARERCLRDDFKPLQLQNPWKKGRLYVRKKHELLAAIEHSNRKSHLI
- the LOC6499790 gene encoding uncharacterized protein LOC6499790 isoform X4, with protein sequence MEFLLPQARSDAQSHAHAQSQSQLCISRHSQPKNAKLRDDHEDTGSSSPDSPTLGAGDENASANGQQLSVHRQPVQLRSKNPGNTPHPRASKMSKKQLKLAQAQLDKLTQSNLHLHALFSAVEHGHLEKARTILESTDVDVNSINSDGLSALDLAVLSNNRSMTRMLLQHGAIEGSQFSVDTIGTKLNGLLKDAESRIHDLSGPEGLCPPIFASRPSISSIIIGNSSASVTGCTGSEVEKQIGIWERRVKGLRRLQLGWDQARPPDAPASVVVDVTGDNSISVQILEPFEGAIGTKFKVQWSTRADFNNVVGESELLEWVSFHGTMGAQCHISGLTQGRRYFLRAACGNVKGWGAYRNSVPASVVPSTWRDLDNREDRFVGRHRILDNLFTAVRLARPADVSELTLDPTSGQRRNPKKKTTIKQLFSVTSKFQKTLRRGIYFSCIVQCDDKVLVTSEDFPPVIEVDETYPSALYMDYYWLMKVACTWDDVKSLRTDMERNLTSAVHFRTKLLSAVCQMQSALGFTDLGQLYYKPLRDAQGTVVLTCVQSVKSQKAVSILNSRWLPVSKLQKKLGALHEDYTINELLISSIGDQLHYQQAALQRLEPGLYLGYLKMQCSMDQIQVVVPVKTPNVLPHCKVRENSHITAEEWQVLHRCNGDPLRLPLDFSAQEKEAAGGAATTEVQRLFLYDLTNAMHKLFASMNIKAADAATHRLYDVEVIEHSPDISFLVVCPSAEASCAVPGQSELLLQRDDLASLSIQAFEMIHLRTYQPAIIQKYARLSCILELDTGLATHSLREAFSSSELQAAKERLATLQELSTSLNLVWKSVRWLMDVVAYARNKSAQPSLAMREILDFTQQRQEESAVTNSASKQLLQLPIRESKFTKAGTGRGSWPGPGTSEDQAQAKPEHSKSEQNLGLTAITPVEPSAKQMQHPQQQQQPPQTLQQQQQLLQVSTTSEYAGSMCSDVSLRKNSGDSISSTYTARSFYSAVDSASDGNSTNSVFAIPPSRSDDTLADALRHSQTVAAQRKRTSSNIGSHPTPLITVHSSSSAPYLAGSSVSLRSGNGAFATDLEHKPLKPATKAASSANLREGGPYLKSTLAELRAVGGEEPVASTSKASSTKSLSRQSSEEDTASCSSLNTEQTSGIIQVYTAYNTGLASGTSLKLHVTPKTTAREVINLVVKQLNMAVVLKGNNGPIYGPETLENFCLVAVIGARERCLRDDFKPLQLQNPWKKGRLYVRKKHELLAAIEHSNRKSHLI